The proteins below come from a single Panicum hallii strain FIL2 chromosome 7, PHallii_v3.1, whole genome shotgun sequence genomic window:
- the LOC112900961 gene encoding HBS1-like protein isoform X2, translated as MVGILFLLFPRALHGWYEPRLEDTCGRSGNHRDSSATGLGIRDDNRSELEKPFTDPGMWQCSICTHENDTSNLSCELCGVLRDLSLYFNNISEAEAGAKRRNKYSGVSVLARSLFASSSTKSKAIIFSDGSQDNRNATGNKQATMDALHKTYMPSKKRHINIVPFKFDTPSPDDMVTTGLKSSRNFRKVVQIKDSVDATGKKMMDSGILQTEKDTSMDPCTSAEVDKLGGTSSSVPSSNQQVTPILDHELQHLSLESKPKSSKPKIKKPASISEYKPEPWMLQSEDQEMRRQLNLAIVGHVDSGKSTLCGRLLHALGLISKKQMHKYEKEAKEKGKGSFAYAWAMDDSTDERERGITMTVAVKYFDTEKYHVVLLDSPGHKDFVPNMISGATQADAAILVVDASVGSFEAGMGVSGIGQTKEHSQLIRSFGVENLIVAVNKMDMVEHSKDRFNFVKLQLGIFLRSCGFKDSSITWVPLSAMANENLVTAASDSRLLSWYNGNCLLESIDSLPPPHRDVSRPLRLPICDVIASITLGQVAVCGKVEAGGIRTGSKVLVMPSGDLATVKTIERDSSSCNLARAGDNIAVGLQGVDPGHLVSGGVICHPDFPVHVASRLELKILVLEITTPILVGLQFELHIHHARVSASLVKILSLLDQKTGKASKKMPRLLTARQAAVVDVKLDKEVCVEEFSALKALGRAFLRSGGNTVAVGIVTRILDEAKV; from the exons ATGGTAGGAATTTTGTTTCTGCTGTTTCCTCGAGCCTTACATGGTTGGTATGAACCCAGACTCGAAGATACGTGTGGAAGGAGTGGCAACCACAGAGATAGTAGTGCTACTGGTCTGGGGATAAGAGATG ATAACAGGTCTGAGCTTGAGAAGCCCTTTACAGATCCTGGGATGTGGCAATGCTCCATTTGCACTCATGAAAATGATACGAGTAATTTATCCTGTGAGCTATGCGGTGTACTTCGTGATCTGTCGCTGTATTTCAATAATATCAGTGAAGCTGAAGCTGGAG CTAAACGCAGAAACAAGTATTCTGGAGTATCCGTACTGGCAAGATCTCTTTTTGCGTCATCTAGTACGAAATCAAAGGCTATTATTTTCTCTGATGGCTCCCAAGACAATAGAAATGCAACAGGGAATAAGCAAGCTACCATGGATGCTCTGCATAAGACATACATGCCCAGCAAAAAGCGCCACATTAACATAG TTCCTTTCAAATTTGATACGCCCTCTCCTGATGATATGGTCACTACAGGCTTAAAATCATCAAGAAATTTTAGAAAAG TGGTTCAAATTAAAGATTCAGTTGATGCCACCGGAAAGAAGATGATGGATAGTGGTATTCTTCAAACTGAAAAGGATACAAGTATGGATCCATGTACATCAGCTGAGGTGGATAAACTTGGCGGAACTAGTAGCAGTGTTCCTTCCAGTAATCAACAAGTAACTCCTATTTTGGACCATGAGCTACAGCATTTGAGTTTGGAGAGCAAGCCAAAGAGCAGTAAACCCAAGATTAAGAAACCAGCTTCTATTTCAGAGTACAAGCCAGAACCATGGATGCTCCAGAGTGAAGACCAGGAAATGCGTAGACAGCTAAATCTTGCCATT GTCGGGCATGTTGATTCTGGGAAATCAACTTTATGTGGTCGATTACTACATGCTCTGGGATTGATTTCAAAAAAGCAAATGCATAAATATGAGAAAGAAGCTAAAGAAAAG GGGAAAGGATCATTTGCATATGCTTGGGCCATGGATGACAGCACTGATGAGAGGGAGCGTGGAATTACAATGACTGTGGCTGTAAAATATTTTGACACTGAAAAATACCATGTAGTTTTGCTCGACTCCCCTGGTCATAAAGATTTTGTTCCTAACATGATATCTGGGGCTACACAAGCGGATGCAGCCATCCTAGTTGTTGATGCATCTGTAGGCTCATTTGAAGCAGGTATGGGTGTTAGTGGGATTGGTCAGACAAAGGAGCACTCACAACTTATTAGGAGCTTTGGTGTTGAAAACTTGATAGTTGCTGTTAATAAGATGGATATGGTAGAACATTCGAAGGACCGGTTTAATTTTGTTAAATTGCAACTTGGTATCTTCCTTCGATCATGTGGGTTCAAAGACTCTTCAATCACCTGGGTTCCTTTGAGTGCAATGGCAAATGAAAACTTAGTGACTGCTGCTTCGGATTCTCGTCTTTTGTCATG GTACAATGGAAATTGTCTGCTGGAATCCATCGACTCATTGCCCCCTCCTCATCGTGATGTTTCAAGGCCACTACGCCTTCCAATCTGTGATGTTATTGCTTCTATCACACTGGGGCAGGTGGCAGTTTGTGGTAAAGTGGAGGCTGGAGGAATCCGAACTGGTTCTAAG GTTCTTGTCATGCCATCCGGAGATTTAGCTACAGTTAAAACCATCGAGCGGGATTCCTCTAGTTGCAACTTGGCAAGAGCTGGGGACAACATTGCTGTTGGTTTGCAAGGGGTTGACCCTGGTCACCTTGTGTCGGGTGGAGTTATATGCCATCCAGATTTCCCCGTACACGTTGCTTCTCGCTTGGAGCTGAAAATTTTGGTTCTAGAAATCACTACACCAATACTGGTTGGCCTCCAG TTTGAACTGCACATACATCATGCGAGGGTGTCTGCAAGCTTGGTTAAAATACTGTCGTTGCTGGACCAGAAGACCGGCAAGGCCTCAAAGAAAATGCCACGCCTGCTCACCGCGAGGCAGGCTGCTGTAGTTGAT GTAAAGCTGGACAAGGAGGTCTGCGTGGAAGAGTTCTCAGCTCTGAAGGCCCTTGGTCGAGCGTTCCTGCGGTCTGGTGGCAACACCGTTGCAGTGGGCATTGTGACCCGAATCCTGGACGAGGCTAAGGTTTAG